TCTTTAGTAGAAAGGACTCCATGCTTCTCCTCTTGCGCACCTCGGAGTACAATAGGGTTGCTGCTATACTCAGTACCAGTTTTGTTGTTAACATCTACACAGTTCTTCAAGCCTTCAACGAGTGCATGAAAAGCGATATTGTAACTCTCCTCAGATAAAGACCCTTCTTCTCCTAATTCAATTGCACGTCTACATAAATCATTGTATCGTTGAACTCTAGTCAGAATCCTTTCTGTTCCATCCACCACAGTTTGCCTGTTCTTTACATCTTTTGTCCACCTCTTTAAAATGTATCGAAAAGGGATGCTAGAGAGACCACACATTTGCAGAACAATCATAGCATGTCTACAAAGAAAACCTTTAAATTCAAACATAAGGCATGAACAAGAAACCTCTGATGTTGCCTCATTCCACATGACAGTAAAATCTTCACCTTTTTCACAGTCATCGACTCTAAAAGTCACATCACTTCCATTCTCACTTTCCTTCTTAGGATGACAGCCCACTACACCCAAAACCTCCACTTGAAACTTCTTGAAAATTGCATGTGTGTAAATTGTTGACATTTGTTTCTCCCAAGGCGAAGGGGACTTCAGTGCTGGTTGTTTGTGCCACGTATCAAAGTCAGCTATGGCTTCTTCTTCAAACCTATTTTGAAGAATTGTACCATATTGTCTAATAAACTCTTTCAGACTGATCTTTTTATGTATACATttgtcaaaaaatgaaattaaactttCAGATCGTTGAATTGTTGACATCCCTGCCAAAAAAGCATCTCGCAGGAAAGCTGGTACCCACTTTTTGCGGTCTTCATACAAAGAATGAATCCATTCATTTTCATGTAGTTCAAATCTTCCGACCATCTTCCACCATTTCATATCAAACTGTTCATCTGTTAGCGACTTAAAAACACACTTGCTGAATTTTCGTGTAAAACTTTCATGCTGTTTAATTGTATGAGAAAGGGTATCAGGTAACCTTTCCATTATGTGCCAAAGAGCAAAACAATGGCGTGAATTGGGGAAGACTTCCTCCACGGCGACCTTCAATGCTTTATCTTGGTCAGTAATTATCACTTTAGGAGCTTGTCCACCCATTGCTTTATGCCATGTCTTCATTAACCAAAGAAATGTCGACACAGTTTCATCTGCTAACAATCCACATCCAAGCAACATCggttgaaaatgatgatttactCCAACAAACGGAGCAAAAGGcattttttcatttcctttcatgTAACTTGTGTCAAAAACAATGACATCATTAAAGCTTCTATAGTCTTTCCTACTTTTTGCATCAACCCAGAACAAATTCCTTAAACGCTGATCTTCATTCACATCAATTGCATAGAAGAAATAAGGGTTTTCTCTTTGAAGGTGCATGAAATATTCAACCATTAATTGAGAATCTCCCTCCTCTACCACCAGTGAACGGCCTCGATCAAGCTGGGAGTCTGAGCTACTCCTGAGGAAGCCTATTTCAGGACTTCCACCAGATTGTCTTGACATCTGGACATACATTTTTCTTGTCCTTTCGCTGACAGCATGCAGAATATCAATGTTATTCTTTTCAGCTAATTTCACATTTCTATGTATCCGGAAATGATAAGCCAGGGCTGGTAAGAGTTCATGATTATGTTCTTTTAGGAATTCATGGATATACCACTTTCCATCCTTCTTTCTCTTGACGTGCATGCTAGCTTTGCAATCTGTCTTTTTCACACTAGGACGTCTACTACTGCCCCCATCTGATTCAGGTGTGATACCATATCTAGAACAAGCAAATTTAGCATCAATGAattcttttgatttctttgaTCGTCGACTGTTCTTTATGGAGGTGGTGAACCCCATTGACTTGGCATATTCCTGATAAAACGAATAAGCCGCCTCATGAGATTCAAACTCAATACCGTCATGGGGCTCAAATTCAGTAACCCCACCAAATCCAGTTATATCCTTGGCGGTCGAGTGGGCAATCCCCACATCCCTGTGAGATGCTTGATCGGCAACATCAACCATATGTGCAGTcacttggattgcattttcagaACTATCCACCATACCCTCAACCACATCCACAAGTTAGATTATCCAAAAACGTTCAGTAGCCAAATGCAACCTTTTAGTGCATATCCTATTCCCCAAATTAATAAACTAAGAGCTGCAACCGAAACAGTAGTTCAAGAGCAGACACAAATAGTTACTATAGATTTAGCAAATGGGACAGCAGAGCTTACATTTCCTGCTGGCTTTCAAATAAAGTTGTAATACCCCCAACAAAGCAATGACTAAAGCAGctaaattcaaaagaaaagaagaaatgaaaagagACGGCCACCAAATGAAGCACCAACTGAAACACTACTCGATAATCGGGAACATTATCaccaaaatatttatttatcttttggCGGAGAGTTTTTCAGAATAGAAGAAAGTATTGAAATTATGCACAAATAATACTATAAAgctgtatttttaaaataataaaggaaaaacgaaagaaaccctaaagctacgagtcaaaaaaaaattgagtacATGCTTACTTCAGACAGAGAAACCACCTAAGATTCCCACGTTCTGACAATTGACAGGCGGAAGCCATTTGGTTCGGGAGCAATCACGGTTGGATGTGTGGGCGGTAGAGGAATCCCAGCCAGAGAGGTGATCCTCTATTCCTCTGTCACGAAAATGTTCAAAGAGTTGTACAGTAATTGGTGGGACTGGAGAAGGGTGGCGTTAACTTGGGGCGCGTAGTAGAGGGAGAAAGAAATATAAGGCTGTGTTTGATAGCGCCATAAAGAGATTGCAGCCGTAATGGGTTTTGATTTGGGGAGAGAAGCGGCGCGTGGGGGGAGAGGGGGGTGGGGCGAGGGCGGCCCTAGGACGAGGAGGGAAGATAAAAAAACATTAGTGaggtttgattatttatttttatttttaaaaagggataatttcagaaacccccTAAAGTTTCTAACAATATCACTGGCCtccctctaaatttttttattaatatcGCTGACCTCCTCTAAAGTTAATAATCTTGCTACATGTAAGTCCAAgcaacaataaaaaaatgatatCAAGAGAGAGAAAGTTTTTTTATTCCATCAATGCCCTTCAATTTAGTACATTGTGTAGTTAATGTCTACAAAAAGTAACAACATATTTTAACACAATAAAACATTAGAGGGTgtaaatacaaattttgtgaaaattgcAGGAGAGAAGCAAAAGTTAGGAACAGATAGTTATGCTGCACAATGGCTCTCTTAATGTGAGTATATATGACAACAGAAACAATGAATTTGGTTGCAAATATTGTGGTGCTTTGTTAGCTCATGAATGGGAACTGTGGTCACAAGGCAACATTTCAAAGAGATGAGCACTTAATATccaaagagaagaccaaatccAGCTACCCCAAAGAGGAACTCCCTAATTCCATAATCAACATTGTAAAAGTTGTCAGATGAACGTTTACAAGGATTCAAGAGTTCTGCAAGAATTGTTCCAACCATTTGTGTCCTATCTGGTTGTTAAAGATTGAAACCCAAAGGATGAGAAAGTTGGATTTCTGGATTAAGCCAAATAAGGAAATAGCAAACATTGTACTTTCAGCTATATTTATTGTATCTTTAGACAACAAATTTCCAAACAAATTTCTAAGAAGACAGACATTGATCACCAGTAAATAAAGTAAAGAAGCAAGCCACATAATATAATAACTAATATTAGATTAGACATCATAATCATACAAAGTCACCTTTTTCTTAATCCATTCTGTAATCCTACAATGCAAAACACCATCTACAACTAAGTAGGCCAGTGATGGTGAGGATTGCAGAATGCTAGTTCATTATCAGTAGTACACTAATATGCTAAAATACCTAGTGGGCAGCAAATTCTACATGACAATACATGGCACCACTCAAGAGTAAAGTATAGACAGTCATAATATTAACTAAGTAGTTCCAGACACTAGTATATAAGAGGAATAGTTGATAGTGATTGCTCAAAACCACATGCTGAAGTTGCTACCAATGTTGTCTGATTTAAGAGTGGCAGCAGTATTGATGCTCACAGAGGTTGCAGCTTGGGAAGTAGTAGTAGGATTAGAAGCAAGAGTTGGCaccatgggattattttggGCAACTTAAGTTGAAGTTGTTCTAGTTGAATTACCAATAGTAGATATATCATCTTTTTTGGAAGGTCTTCCTCTCTAAAACATAGTCATAAACACAAATCACGAGTTAAGTAAAATGAATAACATGAGATAACTTCAATGGATAACTAAGTGATTGAAATAAGTAAAAACTAAGCtataacaaaaatcaaaattggcTGCCAAATTAGTAACACTTACTTGTTTTCTAGTAGCATTAGTCGTTATAGCGGCATTAACTTGAACATTAACAGAAGTTGATTGAGTTGGAGGACTTGGACTGCTCCCTTGACTGGAGACAACAACTAGCACATTACCTTGTGCATGGTCCTACAACAGTAGCAAGAAATGTATTATAGGGAACATCATTGACAATATAAGCTCAGTAACCAAATGCAACAAAAGTGATACCCATAGAACAGCTCCTGCCAGGCCTATGCTTGCAATTCCCCGGCCTAGCTTTCCCCTCCTTTGATTTCAGTATTCAAATGAAACAACATTAGTATACTTATGGTACTAATAGTAAATGAGTAATGAGAAAATGATCTTCACCTGCTGAGTTGGACCATTGTTCCCTTTTCTTACTCTCACAGGTACTAGTTGACATGTTCTCTTATTATGTCTAAAACCTTGATAATTACCACATTTTAGAGTCCTTGACCTTTTAATATGAGATGGACCAGCTTCATCAAGTGCTCTTCTCCTATTAACTCTAGGTCTACTAGGAGCTTTTCTCAATGGAGGAGGTAAGATATTTTTTGGGAGTACATCAGGTATCGGTGGCCACCTCTTCTCATGGGGAATTGAGTGGATCATTTCACTGTATGTCTTCAGGTAGAGAAACATGGATCACAGTATTTCTCAAGTGTTTGCCTTTTGTATATTATTCCTAGTGTAGCATGTTTACATGAAAGTCCTGACAAGTAGAAGGCACCACAATCACATGACTTCTATCCTAGTTGCACTATGTACATCCTATCCAcatcagaaacttcaaaagtttcgTCACTAGCCATGTTTAGTGTGCATCTCCTTGAATGTTGAGCTATTTCCTTCAACTGCTTAATAATCTTAGGGTTGATAGTAGATGTCCACGTGCACCCTTTCTGGAATCTTTTATGCAACTTTTTCATAAATTTACTCCTCAATCCATCTACAAGAGTGAGTATTGGTCTTGCTCTGAGATCTCCAATCCAAGCATTGAATGACTTAGTGAAGTTGTTTGCAACATGGTCACACTTCATCTCAGTAGAGAAAGCATGTCTACCCCAAGTTAagattgaaatttttttataagTACCTCCATGCCTCTATATTGATCTCCTTAATGCATTCCATAGCTTCATTGTACCTAATTACATCATAACTTTTTGTTGCCTTCCAAAACGAATTGCTGAGTAGTAGTCCAGGAAATTGAGTCTTGAAATTGTTGCATATGTGTTTACAACAATTTCTACCAGTAGCATTTGGAATCAGCTCTTTGTACGCAAGGTTCAGCCCCTATATTATGTACAAATCAGCCAACAAAGATGAATTGCCGTAGCAAATAATGTATACTTGAAGTGAGAGTCTAGAAGTGATATACCTTTTGCCTATCACTCATGAAAGTTAAGGGAATATGGTTGCCAAATGGTCCAAAGAACTCCTGGAAAAAGTGAAAGAACCAACTACAAGTTTCCTTACTTTCACATTCAGCAATGGCAACGGCAAGAGGAAATATGCTATTATTTCCATCTAAAGCCACAGCAGTTAATAGCACTCCACCAAAAGGACTCTTCAAATAGCAACTATCAAAGCCAACAAAAGGTCTGTAACTAGTTAAGAAACCCACTTTTTGTGCTTTAAAGCTGATAAAAAGTCTAAGAAATCTGGGCTCAACTAATAGAATGGATCTATCATAGTGTATTTTACATATGCTATTAGCATTGTGTTGCCTTAAAAGCTCTGCATACTTGGGCAGCTTATTGTAACTTGCTATGTGGGTGCCTTCAATATCTTCCAATTCCTTTGCTTTTGCCCTGTATATTTGCATTCTACTTGGCTCATCTCAGCTTTAATGCCTTTGGTTGACATGCGAGGATGATTTCTCAACATAGGTACCAATTTCTTTGAAATCCAATTAGAGGTGGTCTCACCAGTTTTTCTGTCCATCACACACATGTGTTCAGCTGTATATGATTTAATCATGAATGTCATGAAGTCGGCCATAGGTGAAGCATGAATTCTTCATGGACATCCCTTCACACCACAAATGGCAATACATCTTGTCTTCTCATTCTTTAGCCTAACTGTGGGAAATCTTTTTTGGATCACATATTCCTTCAATGCTGCTCTTAAAGAATCAACATTAGTGAATAATTGCCCCTTCTCAAATTCTATATCCTCTCTTGGATTACAGATCCACATTTTATGTTTCAAGACTTCTCTCATTGGATCAATTTCTGGGTTAGATTCAGAATCAGGTACAATCTCACCATATTTATTATTCTCAAAGTCAGAGAAATCATTATCACTACTGTCACTACTGGACATTAACACTTGATCATCACCTAAATCATCTCCATTGTCACTGCTCACTTCATTCTTCCATGAATCAGCAGAACTTGAGTCATAACAATCTTCCTTATTCTTAGATATTTCAAAGACAGCAACTTTGTCTTTGCCAATGTTATCAACCTATAAATTTTCCTTATCATTCACTATGTTCTTATCTACGATAACAGCATCTTGATGAGAAAGGATAATATCTATATCAAATACATGCACATTGATCACCAATTGAGATTGATACACTTTGAAAATTTCCATCACTGACTGGTCATCATTAACATCTATATAGCCATTTGTTGTAGGAATTTCGCATCTTATGTGCAGCAGCATATTCACACTCCCAGGCAATTCATGCATTACTCTCTCGGCAACATTATTCAGTAGGTCAATGTACGTGTACTGCTTTGGATCAACATTAGGAATTTTGGCTTTTCTTCCCATAAAATGGAGTACAATGTCATGAATGTAGTGTTTACCATCCTAAAGTTACATTAATTTCAATTAGTCATTAACAAGATTCCTCAACAACTAATAAAACTAATTGCTACACTCTCAAACATCCATTaatctttaaaaaaatatcAGGTTGAATAACACATAGACCAAATTAACAGCACAAAGTTTGCAAAACATCTAATACTACTTATCAGATTATAAGTATCTGCACATCAGTAGCATAATAAATTCTGGTCacatttattttttgctttttctctatATCTACAATATAGAGAACTTGCCTGAATTTTTATtctaaaatatttaattttcatAATGATGCAACTAATAACCAACATAATCAATCAAAAAATAGTAGATTATGTGTTTATCAACAACGATCATATCACATAATATATCACAAAAGGTATATCAACTCATAATTTTCACTTCATATGCGATCCAACTTGCTATTTTTTAGTTATAGTGCAAGGAATGAAATGTGGTCAACAAGAAAAACTACAATATATGTATTTGATACATAACAGAGACCACAATTTAATATGATAAACATGTGGCTACAAACTTGAGTGTGTTGACTAGGGACACAATTTTCCGATACAATAGAGAGGAATTGTATCATTCCCTTCAAACTGCCTAAACACACAAAATGCttcactccatttttgaaaGGGGAGTTTTCTCTCTACAAAAACTTGAAATGGCTCCTTTATGTCTTAGTTCATCCTTTATATCAGATGTATCAATCACAAAAGGGCGTCTAAAATTGGCACCCTTTTCTTGATTGCATATTAGGAAGAACTTATTTCCAAATTACCATTTAATTTTGCTAATGGCAGTTATAAACAACTTAACTGATTATTCAAACATAATTGTGTAATATTTCAGAACTTGTAAGGCTTGTTAAGTAATTTTAGCATGaatgatgtaagatttggacCCCATTTTCCTGACAAGGGAGGTCAGTGTTATTAACGAAAGTTTGAGAGATGCTAGTAatattgtcagaaacctcagaggaggtttctaaattatccctttaaaaaatacaaggaaaagaaaagatcgCAATGAAAGTCTTCTGTACTTTActctcttccttcctctcctcaGCGTTAACCCTCCCCATCTCTTTTCCAATTGATTTcacatcttctttttctttgcaACTCTCTCAACCTCTTTTCTTGGTGCATTACGTGGTAACAACTATATCATGGTAGTGGCTATTGCCAGTGATAAAGAGGTAGCGATTATGACAACAATCAATGACTAGAGAAAGTTAGTGAATGATTAAAAATataacaccaaaattttttttatgaatatgGTGCTTTTTTGTTGAGAGCATCATGTATTTGTTTGACTTGTTTTAGGATTAGAACTCTCAATTTGTGATGCTATAGACCAAATTTGGCAAGTGTCAATGGGGCAAAATGGTTGACCTTTCATGTGTTTCGCATGTTAATTGCGGCAACTCAGTAGTGAAATCgtatttatttttgaaagattttAGTATATTTTGTACTGTTTTGGAGATGACGATCCGTTCTACTTGAAGAAAGATTAGAAACATGTATTTGTGAAAAATGGTTTCTACTAGTCGCCAGTCAGGTGTAACAAACCTAAGTTTattaatttgaaatatttgaagACAAATAAAATTTGAGCTAAAGGTAGAATTagataaaatgaaaagaatCAAATGAGTAGAGCAACTAGAAGAAGAAAGTTCAGGAAGAAATAGAGATGAGAGAGAAAATGAGATTTTCATTCAGATTATTCTTACTCGATATGGTTATAAAGGAATCCTTTATACCAGCTATTTGGCTGTTGCAATCAGTTAGTTAGGAAGACGATGTAATCAGACCTAACTACGTCTTAATTAAATGCTCCAATCAACTCAATGGCTTAAACGCAATACGATCAATATAAAACAAcatttcttttacttgaatTCCTGAAATTTTCTCCCGGTTAAAATCAAGCTTGTCCTCAAGCTTTGAATGTTGGAAACTGATGATCAATAAAGCTCTTGTCTTCTCATGATGATTCATCTTCACCCAAATGATTTCATTTCACCGGATATTGAATGACTGGTTGTTAATGATGCATAATAACTCTTCTTTGTAAAACCTGCTCTAGTTCCAACAAGTAATGATTAGATCCATTCATCCCTGGTAAGATTGGCACAATATCTTGAACCAGTCCAATACCTGGTAAGGTTGGCGTAATGTCCTAAACCAATCCAATCTTCTTTTTGAGAAGAGAAACATGAAACATGAAAGACTGAATGAATTCTAACTCCTTGTGGCAGTTTAAGTTTGTAAGCAACCTTGCCTATCTTTTTTAAGATCTAGAAAGGTCCATAATACTTGGATGCTAGCTTTAAACTCTTTCTAATAGCCAATGTTTACTGATTGTATGGCTGTAATTTGAGGAACACCCATTCTACCACTGAAAACTTGCTCTTGAATCTGTGTTGATTAGCATAATGCTTCATTCTGTTATGTACCTTAGCCAAATTTTCCTTCATAGCAACTAATATTTGAAGTCTATCATGAATTGTAGTAGCAGCAGAAGGTACTACTGTGTCATGAAAAGTTCCTAATGGCATATGGTTGGATCCATATCCACATAACACCTCAAATGGAGTCTTTTGTAAACTAGTATGGAGATTAGTATTGTACCATAATTCTGCTAGAGGAATCCAAGTACTCCATTGCTTAGGATGCTCACTAAATAGCACCTTAGATAATTCTGTTCACTACACATCCTAGTACCTCCGTTGTCTACGATTTACACGTTCACTCTGTCGATCTGACTGTGGATGATACAATGTTTTTTGACAACCCATGCAatctatatatacatatatatggtCAAATTGTGCTACTTGTCTAGTAGTAAAAGAATGTCTGAGAACAATAAAATGgccaaatttggtcaattgatcAACTACCACCAAATTGTAACATAACCTTTGGATAAAGACTATTGCTCAATGAAGTCCATGATTATATGTGACCAGCTATGGTTACGAATAGGAATTGGTTGGAGAAATCTAGGATAGGGAAGATTTCACTCTTGCTTCTTTGACATACATCACAAGCCTTAACGAATTGCAATACTTCGACTTTTATGTTTGGCTAATAAAAAAAGAGATTTGACCTTCTGTAAACACCCTTGTTGCCCTAAATGTCCTTCAATTGCTGATGAATATAATGCCTTGATAAGTTTTGTTCTAGTCTCATTAGCATATCCAACATACGGTTTCTCCTTAAATTTGAGCAAACTATTTTCCAAAGTGAAATCAGAATTAGAAATAAGATCTAATAATATTGTGCCATAATATTTTGAGCATAAGAGTTCCCTTCATGGCTTTCTATGGGTTCCTTCATCTACATTGGTTGCACAATAGATATAGCCCCTAGAAAACTTCTTGTCATCTCAAAACTTTCTTCCTTGTCACTCAGTTTCTTTCTAGGCAAAACATCTTCTACTCCATTGTTAGACCCTTTCTTGTATTGAATGGCATAATCCAAGCCCAATAATTTTGTCAACCATTTGTGTTGCAATGGGTGAGTAAGCCTCTGCTCTAATAGGTCTTTAAGACCTTGATGGTCTATTTTGATAACAAAGTGGTGGCCAACCAAGTAATATTTCCATTTGGTTATGGCCATGACTACTGCT
The DNA window shown above is from Coffea arabica cultivar ET-39 chromosome 5e, Coffea Arabica ET-39 HiFi, whole genome shotgun sequence and carries:
- the LOC113687935 gene encoding protein FAR-RED IMPAIRED RESPONSE 1-like isoform X2 yields the protein MVDSSENAIQVTAHMVDVADQASHRDVGIAHSTAKDITGFGGVTEFEPHDGIEFESHEAAYSFYQEYAKSMGFTTSIKNSRRSKKSKEFIDAKFACSRYGITPESDGGSSRRPSVKKTDCKASMHVKRKKDGKWYIHEFLKEHNHELLPALAYHFRIHRNVKLAEKNNIDILHAVSERTRKMYVQMSRQSGGSPEIGFLRSSSDSQLDRGRSLVVEEGDSQLMVEYFMHLQRENPYFFYAIDVNEDQRLRNLFWVDAKSRKDYRSFNDVIVFDTSYMKGNEKMPFAPFVGVNHHFQPMLLGCGLLADETVSTFLWLMKTWHKAMGGQAPKVIITDQDKALKVAVEEVFPNSRHCFALWHIMERLPDTLSHTIKQHESFTRKFSKCVFKSLTDEQFDMKWWKMVGRFELHENEWIHSLYEDRKKWVPAFLRDAFLAGMSTIQRSESLISFFDKCIHKKISLKEFIRQYGTILQNRFEEEAIADFDTWHKQPALKSPSPWEKQMSTIYTHAIFKKFQVEVLGVVGCHPKKESENGSDVTFRVDDCEKGEDFTVMWNEATSEVSCSCLMFEFKGFLCRHAMIVLQMCGLSSIPFRYILKRWTKDVKNRQTVVDGTERILTRVQRYNDLCRRAIELGEEGSLSEESYNIAFHALVEGLKNCVDVNNKTGTEYSSNPIVLRGAQEEKHGVLSTKESKKKISNKKRKVQSESEVATLQVEGSLQPMENLSSNAMTINGYYGSQQNVQGLIQLNLMEPPHDAYYVNQQNMQGLGQLNSIAPSQDGFFGTQQNMHGLGNLDFRPPSFTYGLQDDSRVRSGQLPGGSAKHA
- the LOC113687935 gene encoding protein FAR-RED IMPAIRED RESPONSE 1-like isoform X4 produces the protein MVDSSENAIQVTAHMVDVADQASHRDVGIAHSTAKDITGFGGVTEFEPHDGIEFESHEAAYSFYQEYAKSMGFTTSIKNSRRSKKSKEFIDAKFACSRYGITPESDGGSSRRPSVKKTDCKASMHVKRKKDGKWYIHEFLKEHNHELLPALAYHFRIHRNVKLAEKNNIDILHAVSERTRKMYVQMSRQSGGSPEIGFLRSSSDSQLDRGRSLVVEEGDSQLMVEYFMHLQRENPYFFYAIDVNEDQRLRNLFWVDAKSRKDYRSFNDVIVFDTSYMKGNEKMPFAPFVGVNHHFQPMLLGCGLLADETVSTFLWLMKTWHKAMGGQAPKVIITDQDKALKVAVEEVFPNSRHCFALWHIMERLPDTLSHTIKQHESFTRKFSKCVFKSLTDEQFDMKWWKMVGRFELHENEWIHSLYEDRKKWVPAFLRDAFLAGMSTIQRSESLISFFDKCIHKKISLKEFIRQYGTILQNRFEEEAIADFDTWHKQPALKSPSPWEKQMSTIYTHAIFKKFQVEVLGVVGCHPKKESENGSDVTFRVDDCEKGEDFTVMWNEATSEVSCSCLMFEFKGFLCRHAMIVLQMCGLSSIPFRYILKRWTKDVKNRQTVVDGTERILTRVQRYNDLCRRAIELGEEGSLSEESYNIAFHALVEGLKNCVDVNNKTGTEYSSNPIVLRGAQEEKHGVLSTKESKKKISNKKRKVQSESEVATLQVEGSLQPMENLSSNAMTINGYYGSQQNVQGLIQLNLMEPPHDAYYVNQQNMQGLGNLDFRPPSFTYGLQDDSRVRSGQLPGGSAKHA
- the LOC113687935 gene encoding protein FAR-RED IMPAIRED RESPONSE 1-like isoform X3, encoding MVDSSENAIQVTAHMVDVADQASHRDVGIAHSTAKDITGFGGVTEFEPHDGIEFESHEAAYSFYQEYAKSMGFTTSIKNSRRSKKSKEFIDAKFACSRYGITPESDGGSSRRPSVKKTDCKASMHVKRKKDGKWYIHEFLKEHNHELLPALAYHFRIHRNVKLAEKNNIDILHAVSERTRKMYVQMSRQSGGSPEIGFLRSSSDSQLDRGRSLVVEEGDSQLMVEYFMHLQRENPYFFYAIDVNEDQRLRNLFWVDAKSRKDYRSFNDVIVFDTSYMKGNEKMPFAPFVGVNHHFQPMLLGCGLLADETVSTFLWLMKTWHKAMGGQAPKVIITDQDKALKVAVEEVFPNSRHCFALWHIMERLPDTLSHTIKQHESFTRKFSKCVFKSLTDEQFDMKWWKMVGRFELHENEWIHSLYEDRKKWVPAFLRDAFLAGMSTIQRSESLISFFDKCIHKKISLKEFIRQYGTILQNRFEEEAIADFDTWHKQPALKSPSPWEKQMSTIYTHAIFKKFQVEVLGVVGCHPKKESENGSDVTFRVDDCEKGEDFTVMWNEATSEVSCSCLMFEFKGFLCRHAMIVLQMCGLSSIPFRYILKRWTKDVKNRQTVVDGTERILTRVQRYNDLCRRAIELGEEGSLSEESYNIAFHALVEGLKNCVDVNNKTGTEYSSNPIVLRGAQEEKHGVLSTKESKKKISNKKRKVQSESEVATLQVEGSLQPMENLSSNAMTINGYYGSQQNVQGLLQIQLNLMEPPHDAYYVNQQNMQGLGNLDFRPPSFTYGLQDDSRVRSGQLPGGSAKHA
- the LOC113687935 gene encoding protein FAR-RED IMPAIRED RESPONSE 1-like isoform X1, which translates into the protein MVDSSENAIQVTAHMVDVADQASHRDVGIAHSTAKDITGFGGVTEFEPHDGIEFESHEAAYSFYQEYAKSMGFTTSIKNSRRSKKSKEFIDAKFACSRYGITPESDGGSSRRPSVKKTDCKASMHVKRKKDGKWYIHEFLKEHNHELLPALAYHFRIHRNVKLAEKNNIDILHAVSERTRKMYVQMSRQSGGSPEIGFLRSSSDSQLDRGRSLVVEEGDSQLMVEYFMHLQRENPYFFYAIDVNEDQRLRNLFWVDAKSRKDYRSFNDVIVFDTSYMKGNEKMPFAPFVGVNHHFQPMLLGCGLLADETVSTFLWLMKTWHKAMGGQAPKVIITDQDKALKVAVEEVFPNSRHCFALWHIMERLPDTLSHTIKQHESFTRKFSKCVFKSLTDEQFDMKWWKMVGRFELHENEWIHSLYEDRKKWVPAFLRDAFLAGMSTIQRSESLISFFDKCIHKKISLKEFIRQYGTILQNRFEEEAIADFDTWHKQPALKSPSPWEKQMSTIYTHAIFKKFQVEVLGVVGCHPKKESENGSDVTFRVDDCEKGEDFTVMWNEATSEVSCSCLMFEFKGFLCRHAMIVLQMCGLSSIPFRYILKRWTKDVKNRQTVVDGTERILTRVQRYNDLCRRAIELGEEGSLSEESYNIAFHALVEGLKNCVDVNNKTGTEYSSNPIVLRGAQEEKHGVLSTKESKKKISNKKRKVQSESEVATLQVEGSLQPMENLSSNAMTINGYYGSQQNVQGLLQIQLNLMEPPHDAYYVNQQNMQGLGQLNSIAPSQDGFFGTQQNMHGLGNLDFRPPSFTYGLQDDSRVRSGQLPGGSAKHA